The segment CGAGAAGATGATCTCTTGAGCCATGTCGCCCCAAGTGAAATAGCGATCTTTCTTCACCGGTTCATCGCCGACCCGTGTGAGTTCCGATCCAGCCAGGTTTTGTTCCCAGGCCGGTCCGCCGCCGACGACCGAGCCAATCGATGCAGGATCGTAGTCCACGCCAAACTTGAACGCCAACGCTGCGAACAGAATGGCAAAGATCAAGTTGAAGATAACGCCCGCAGAAATGATCGCCATTCGCTGTGGAACTGTTTTGGCGCGATAGCTTCTTGGGTCAAGCTCATTGCGGTCGACGTACCCAGCGCTTTCGGCCTGGCCATCGTCGCCGCGAGAACGTTGGATTTCGCGCTCGATGTTGCCCGGGTTATCGTCCTGCCCCAGCATCTTTACGTATCCGCCGAACGGAACCATGCCGATGCCGTATTCCGTTTCGCCAATCTGTTTGCGAAACAGCGCGGCTGGCAAAATCTGGCGACCAAAAATTTTGATTGGAACGTCAAAGCCGACATAGAATTTTTCGCACTTCACGCCGCATGCTTTGGCCACCAGGAAGTGTCCCAGTTCGTGAACGAAGATCACGAACCCGAGGCCCAGAACGACTTGAGCGATCGCCCACCAGGTTGAAAGCTGCAACCAATAACTTACGTCGTCGGCAGCGAGTACGATCAGACTGAAATCCACTTAGCTAACTCCTGGCGAGCCCACTGGTCGCAAGCCATAAGCTGCTCCAGATTCGGATCCGCGATAAAATCGTGTTGTTCCAAAATTTCCTGACACGCGATCGCAATGTCAGTGAACGAAAGTTCTCTTTTTAAAAACGCAGCCACGGCAGATTCGTTCGCTGCATTCAAAACAGCTCCCGACGTCCCACCTCTGGCCGCGACATCAAATCCCAGTTTCAAAGCCGGAAACCGGTCCGTGTCCGGCGGTATAAACTCCAGCGTCTGCGGTCGACTCAAATCCAGCGGCGGACTGACTCCCGCGATTCGGTCGGGCCATGTCAACGCGTACTGAATCGGCAACCGCATATCCGGCGGACTCAGCTGAGCAACCGTCGAATGGTCGACGAATTCAACCATCGAGTGCACGATCGATTGAGGGTGCACCACGACTTCGATTTTGGCAGCCGGCAAATCAAATAGCCACCTGGCTTCGATGACTTCCAGCGCCTTGTTCATCATGGTCGCCGAATCGACCGATATTTTATCACCCATCTGCCATGTCGGATGCGCCAATGCTTGCTCAACGGTGACAGTTTTCAACTCAGAATCCGAAAAATCCCGGAACGGCCCGCCGCTGGCCGTCAGCACGATTCGGGACACCTCGTTCGGCTGACCGGACTGTAAAGCCTGAAAAACGGCACTGTGTTCGCTGTCTACGGGCAGGATTCGGCTGCCGCTGCTGGCCGCCATCGCCGTGATCAGGGAGCCCGCGACGACCAGCGACTCCTTGTTCGCGAGAGCCACGGTTTTGCCAGCTTCTACTGCTGCCATCGTGCCTGGCAGCCCCGCGATTCCCACGATCGCCGCCACGACGACGTCGACTTCCGGAGCAGACGCGATCTGGGCGATGTGGTGAGAACCGACAAGAAGCTCGGTCCCTGCCGGCAGATCTCCGAAGTCAAAACCGTCGGCCGCGGATTGGCTGGTCGCTACGACGAATTTCGGCTGAAACTCTTTCGCGGCTTCCACGAGCGACTCCAGCGCCGAATGCCCGGACATCGCGAAAACCGACATCCCGTCAGTCTGCCGCACAACGTCCAGCGTGCTTTGGCCGATGCTGCCTGTGACGCCAAGAATGCTGATTCGTTTCGGTTGGGTCATTCAGCAAGCCGGTGGTTGGGGCGGGATTTATGTTGCGTCGAGGCAACGTGTTTCAATATATCAACAAAGTCCTCCGAAACTCTGTTGGGAAAAAGCATCGCTCGCTGGCGGCAAACTGGCTTCTGAGAGAGCAGGAAATTTTACGAAACGGTGGAATCTCCACAAGATGAACGTTTCATGAGGGTTATTTGTCGCGGTTTCGTGAAGCATAACGCTATCGCGGCGCGGTGACGCTTTACTGCATTTCGCAGAGCGATACCATTGAGTCCACTCTGACTGGCGCGGGATCTGCATCCTTTGTTCAGGGCTTGGTGACCGCTTCGTGCTGTTGCCGCCATTCTGGAGCACTTACCTACGGGCAAAACGAGAACATGGATCAAAACTCAAAACGACCTTCCGAACCCAAAAATAGCTCGACGACGTGGTTTGCACTGATCATCGTCGCTTCCCTCGCCGTATGCCTGTTTCTGGTTCTTTCGCAGAATCGAAAGACGCTCACGTTCAGTCAATTCGAAGCTCTGGTTGCTGAAACGAAATATGTCGACAGCTTTTCCGAAGAGCTCGAAGACGGATACAGCGGCAAGATAACCATCAAAACAAAGGGCCGAACCGAGCGAGAGTTCGTGGTTGAAAAGCCCAATGACCTGAAAATCAGCGACACCGAGATTCAGGGAACCTGCTTTTACTACGAGAAAGCCAAATCGATTGACGGCGAACCGTACGGAACGCGTACGAACTTCACCGTTGTGAAAAGTGATTCTGATTCGGCGCCGTCGATCAACGAGCAACTGGCCTCGAGCAACATTCGCTGGCAATTTCTCAAACCATCGTTCTTCGAAGAGTACGGCGGCTTGCTGTTGCTGATGGCTCTGACCTTGGGCTTGTTTTACTTTATGATCCGTCGACTCGGCGGAGCCGGTGGGCCGATGCAGTTCGGTCGTAGTCGCGGAAAGCTGTACGCCGAAGAAGACCTTGGGGTCAGCTTTTCTGACGTGGCCGGAATCGACGAAGCGGTCGAAGAAGTCCGTGAGGTCGTCGACTTTCTCAAGTCCCCCGAAAAGTATCAGCGGCTGGGCGGAAAGATTCCTTGCGGCGTGCTGCTCGTTGGACCTCCCGGAACCGGGAAAACGCTGCTGGCGAAAGCCATCGCTGGCGAAGCTGACGTTCCATTCTACAGCCTCTCCGGAAGTGACTTTGTGGAAATGTTCGTCGGCGTCGGTGCAGCGCGTGTTCGAGACATGTTTCAACAGGCTGAAGCCAAGGCTCCCTGTATCATTTTCATCGACGAGCTGGACGCGCTTGGGAAAACACGTGGCGGCCAACCCGTCGGCGGTCACGACGAACGCGAACAAACGCTCAACGCGTTGCTCGTTGAGATGGACGGATTTTCCTCCAACAGCGGCGTGATCGTGATGGCGGCAACCAACCGCCCTGAAACACTCGACCAGGCGTTGATGCGTCCAGGTCGCTTTGATCGCCACGTTCTGGTCGATCGGCCTGACGTTCGCGGACGCGAAGAAATCCTCAAAGTTCACGTCAAGAACGTGAAGCTGGATCCAAATGTTGACTTGAAGAAAGTCGCTGCGATCAGCCCCGGGTTCGGCGGTGCGGAACTGGCCAATCTGGTCAATGAAGCCGCGTTGTTGGCGGCTCGAAAAGAACAGAACTCCGTCGTGATGGAAAACTTCAACGAAGCCGTCGAACGTGTGACTGCCGGTTTGGAGAAAAAACAGCGGGTGATGAACACGGAAGAAAAACAACGCGTTGCGTACCACGAAGCCGGACACGCGTTGGTGGCTTATGTGCTTCCGAACACCAACCCGGTCCACAAAGTCTCAATCATCCCACGCGGTCTGGCAGCGCTCGGTTACACCATGCAGCGTCCAACCGAGGATCGTTACTTGATGACCAAGAGTGAGCTCGAGAGTGAGTTGCAGATTCTGGTCGCGGGAACGATGGCTGAAGAGTTGGTCTATAAAGATATCTCAACGGGAGCCTCGAACGATTTGGAACGAGCCACTGATATCGCTCGCGGTATGGTGACGCGATATGGCATGAGCTCGCTGGGCCGAGTCAATTTCCAGCCGGATCGCAGCAGTCCGTTCCTCGCCGGTTCAGGCGGTTCGGTCGGAGGTCAACTTTATAGCGAAGTCACGGCGCGGGAGATTGATCAGGAGGTCAGCCGCATCATCGAAGAGGCGGTCGAGAAAGTTCGCGATACGCTCAAGGTCCGTAAGCAGGCTTTGGTCGCACTTACCGAACGATTGATCGAAGTCGAGTCCGTTGATTCGGAGGAACTGAAGAGCATCATGGATGAAAACTCTCCAGGTCCGCTGTTGGTTCCAGGGACCAACGTCAAATCCGAAACGGAAGCAGAGCCTGATCAGAACGATGAGGAACATGGGACTGACCTCAACGCGGCTCAATAGATAGCCGAACGATTTGGCAATCAAACTCCACCCGAAAGGCCGGTAGCTCCATATGCTGCCGGCCTTTCGCTATTCGCGGTTCTGGCACCCGAACGGATCGCCTCGGTTTTGTCGCATGCCGGTATAAGCGTGCGGCTCGTAGCTGCTTTTCTCATTGTATTCACCTGGCGATCAAATAGGATCAAACGAACCCATCCCGTGAATACCGCCTGGAAAAAACCATGAAGATGCTTTCGAACTTGACTTGTGTTGGCCTGATTTTGATTTCGACCGCTGTCGCTTCGGCGCAAACCGGTGGCTTCTCAGAGATCAATTTCGAACGCGTCGCTGACGGACTTAGTCGTCCAATCTTTGCAACTTCGGCTCCCGGAGATCCAGACCGATTGTTTGTTGTCGAGCAACATTCGGCGGATATCAAAATTCTGGATCTGGCAACGAACACGGTGACTGGCACGTTCCTCGATTTGCCGAACGGTGTGACGACTGGAAACGAACAGGGACTGTTAGGTCTGGCGTTCCATCCTGACTATGCCAGCAACGGACTTTTCTACGTCAACTACACGAACAGCAATGGTGACACGCAAGTCCAGGAGTATTCTCGACTCAACGCGAATCAGGCGGACACGAGCTCAGCAAGAAACATTCTTTCGATCGACCAACCGTTCTCCAATCACAACGGAGGCTGGATGGGATTTGGCCAGGATAACCTTCTTTATGTTGGAACCGGCGATGGAGGAAGTGCCAACGATCCGCTAGGCAACTCGCAGGATATTACCAACAACCTGTTAGGCAAGATGTTGCGGATCGACGTCAATGGAGACGACTTTGCCGCCGATGCGAATCGAAATTATGCCATCCCGAATAGTAATCCGTTCGTGGGGCAAACAGGAGACGATGAAATTTTCGCCTACGGTTTGCGGAATCCCTGGCGGAGCAGTTTTGATCGCCAAACCGGAGATTTGTGGATCGGAGACGTTGGGCAAAATGCCCGCGAAGAAATCAATGTGTTGCTAAACGGAACCAGCGGACAGAACTATGGCTGGCGTGACCGTGAAGGAACCGTCGGCAGCGCGTTGGCCGGCGCAATTGATCCGATCTATGACTACTCTCACGGTAGCGGCGACTTGCAAGGATTCTCGGTCACCGGCGGCTACGTTTATCGCGGACCGATCGAAGCGCTCGACGGACACTATTTCTTCGCGGACTTCGTGACGGACAATCTGTGGTCGATGAAACTTGACGGAACCGACGAAACGCTTTTCGACGGCACGAATTTCAGTGACTTTGTTAACTGGACGGACCTGATCAGCACGGATTTTGGAACCGTGAACAACATTTCTTCGTTCGCCGAAGACGGAAACGGCAACCTGTACATCGTCGGTCTCGACGGGGAGATTTTCCGTTTGGTATCGGTTCCAGAACCGGCCTCCGGATTGATCCTGTTGGGCCTTGGCGGATTGATGGCGATGCGTCGGCGAAGATGAATGTTATGATGTCTGTTCAATGAACGACTGACATTATTCGGATCCGTGATGAACAACCGACGCAACTTTCTTGCCGCGACGGCAGCTTCGGCTGCACTTTTGAGTACGACCACAGCCCGCATCTTTGCGGCTGACCCGCCGGTGCGGACCGAGCCATCGATGATGAAGCTCAGCCTCGCCGCGTACAGTTTCAACAGCCTGTACGCGCGTCGCGGAACGCTTGAGCAAATTGCTGCGGCGAAAATGTCGCTGGAGAAATTCATTACTTATTGCGCACAGCAAGGCTTGGGTGCGGCGGAACTGACGGGATACTACTTTCCCAAAGACGTGACGCCCGAGTATCTGGCCTCAATCAAGCAACTGACTCATCGGCTGGGCATCGACATTTCGGGTACTGCGATCGGCAACAACTTTTGCTTGCCCGACGGCGAAGCGCGGGAGGCTCAGCTTGCGATGTGCCGCGACTGGATCGACTACGCCGCGATGATGGGTGCGCCTGTGATTCGCATCTTTGCCGGCAATAAATCGAAAGACGATACCGAGGAAGTCGCAATCGATCGTTGCGTTGCGGGAATAAATCAGAGCCTCGAATATGCGGCGACCAAGGGCGTTTTTCTGGCACTGGAAAACCATGGCGGCATCACTGCGACGCCCAAACAAATGCTCAAGATCATTGATAAAGTCGACGACTCGCCGTGGTTCGGCGTGAATTTTGACAGCGGAAATTTCCGTACGGACGATCCGTATCGCGACCTTGCAACGATCGCACCCTACGCGGTCAACGCCCAGATCAAAGTTGCCGTTTCACCCAACAATGCCGGCAAGCAACCTGCAGACATTCCTCGTGTCATCAAGATCCTCAAAGATGCCAAATATCGTGGCTATGTGACGTTGGAGTTTGAAGAACAGAAACCGTTCGAGGAAATTCCAAAGTATCTGGATCAGCTACGCGAGTTGATCGGGTGACAACGCGAATTAGAAAGTCTCTTTCGTTGTCTCAGCAAGGTCTGCCTGCATCATCATGCCTGAACCGCTGAGACGCTTTAAGACTTCGCCTTCTTGCAGCCAAATCGCTTCGCCGTAACCGTTGTACACAAGCCTCAGTTCGGGATCGGACTGCGCCCATTCGATCAGCCATCGTGGTGTGTGCTCGGTATGGTCGACCAAAAAGATCTTGATGTTTGGCGTGCGGTTATTCCACCGCCAGTCTCTGACGAATTCATCGACTTCCCTTTGGCCCAGAACCGAATTGGCTGACCAGCGTTGTTCGTAAGGAAAATCGTTTCATCAAATCACGGAACTCAATTCCTTCAACTGCTCTTCATCCAAACTCCAGCCCATTGCCCCGGCTGTATCTTCAATCTGCCAGGGCCGTTTGGCACCGCAGAGTACCGAGGTGATTCCCGGGCGATGCATGCACCAGTTCACGACAACCTGAGCCACCGTTTTGTCATGCTTACTCGCAATCAGGTCCAGCTTGTCCAGCAACAGTTGGGCTCGCTCAAAGTTCTCGCCTTGAAAAACTTCGTAGGACAGTCGCTTGTCATTTGGATCGAATTTGAAATCGCGACGGATCTTTCCGGCAAGCAATCCCTTCATCAAAGGCCAGTAATTCATCACTGAGACATTGTTTTCCAAACACCACGGAATCACTTCATCCTCAAGCCCACGCTGCAGCATGTTGTATCGGTTCTGCACGGCAGAGATGGGGCAGACTTCATTGAAACGCTTGAGCTCATCAAGTTTGAAGTTCGAAGCGCCAACACTGCGGATCTTTCCGGACTCCAGCAACTTCACGAACGCCGTCGCACTTTCTTCGACCGGCACGTTGGGGTCTGGCGAATGCAGATAGTACAAGTCAATCGTTTCGATGTTCATTCGCTGAAGACTGATTTCGCATTCCTTGACGATTCGATCCGGCGACGCGTCGTTGTGGCGGACGATATCGCTATCCCAGTGAATCCCTCCCTTGGTCGCGATCACGACATCGTCGCGGCAATCCGCGATGACTTCTCCGATCAGTTGTTCACTTTTTCCATCAGCTCCGTAGCAAAATGCCGAATCCAAAAAGTTGATGCCAGAATCGATCGCAGCGCGAACCGTGGCTCGAGAATCGTCGTCGTTAACATTCAGGCTGGTCATACCGGAAATCGGCCAACATCCCATCGCCACAGGCGAGACAAAGATTCCGGACTTTCCAATTTCGCGTTTCGTCTCACTCATCATAGATTTCCAATTCGTGTTTTGTTGTCGCCAACCCGCACTTGCGAGCTTCCTGCGAAAGTACTGCCAAAGCCTTGCGGCCGACCTCGCCCAAATCGACCGTCCAGTCGTTCACATACAGCTCCACATGCTTCATCAGCACATCGTCATCAAACTCGGCCGCGTTCTTTCTCATCGTTGGTAGCGCCGCGTCTGGATTGGCGTTTGAAAACTCAATCGATTCCCGAATCACCGCCTGGACTTTCGTCACCGTATCACGATCGAGAGATTTACTGGCCAGAATCCCTCCAAGTGGCAACGGCGAATCGGTTTCGTTCTCCCAGCGTGTGCCAAGGTCTTCGACGAGCGACAATCCGTTTTCTTCCCAGGTAAAACGCCCTTCGTGAATACAAACGCCAAAGTCAGCGGTCTGGTTTTTCAGCCTCGGCATGATATCTGAAAACAGTTCCTGCTCAACGTTTGCGTCGCCGTAGAACAGTCGAAAAAGCATGGTCGCCGTTGTGTGAGTTCCGGGGCAAAGCGTAACCGAATCGACTTTGATCACAGGCGTTTGATTCGGTTGGGCAGACAGAAGCAGTGGTCCGACGCCGAATCCGAGTGCCGATCCGCTCGGCAGCACCCACATTGAATCGGCCAGCAGCACAGCCGCGTGAAAGCTGGCTTTGGCAACATCGAAGGAGCCCGCAAACAGACCGTCATTGAGTTGTTGGATGTCGAGCAACCGGATTTCAAAATCGAGGCCTCGCCAATCCACAAGGCGATTCATCAGAGCATGAAACGCGAACGTGTCGTTGGGGCAGGTGGAGATTGCCAGTCTAATTTTTGGGTCGTTCAAATCTTCGTCCGGTTGAGGTGCGTAAGCTTTCAGGATCTGACCGCATTTCACTGCATGACTTTATCGGACATCTCCAGTACGTCCACATGTGGAAGCCTATGCCGCCGAAGTCCACTTGTTTACCAACGCTGCCGCGGCAACAAGTGCTTCGTCGATTTTCCAATTCCCTTTCGCACGATCGCCAGCCACGTTCGAGATGCCGCGAATCGCCGTTAGAGGAACGTTTGCGACCGCCGCCGCGAAGGCAACGGCAAAAGTCTCCATGTCTTCTGCAATCGCGCCGGGAAATCGTTCGCAGCGAGAATCTGCTTGAGCCTGCGACCCGGAAGCCGCGCAAACGGTCAGCAACGATCCTGCTCCGCTGCCTCCAACCAAATCAAGCCTCGCCCCGATCGTTCCCCAAAAGTTCCAACCCATCGACTGAGCCGACTCGAATTCTTCGCCCGAACCGGCTCCGATGCCATCGATCAAGACGTCAGAGAAAACAGATGCCTGGCCGACCGATAGAGAATCGCCAATCGCGCCTGCGATCCCGGTTAGTAATATCGCCGTCGGCTGCACCTGCTGGATCAGTGTCGCCGTCCTGGCCGCAGCAGCAATCGGCCCGAAACCGCAAACGGCGACTTCCACGTTCTCGTTGTCCAAATGGTTCAGGTGCGGACGAAGCTTGTTCAGCTCAAACTCGGTCGGCACCAACAGCAGAATCTTACTCATCGCAGGCTCATTCTCCGCCACGATTCTGTTCCGCAGCACGCATCCCGAACAGCAGCGATTCCGCTCGCTGCCATCTTGCCGATTCGCGACCTCCCAGATAACTGGCCAAAGTCGCCACGCACAACATCGCGACGCACCACAATCCGGCACGGCGAACCAGCCCTGATTCAAGGCCAAGGAACTGCGGAATGAAGCCGCCGCCGTCGCCAACGATCAAACCCGTCGAAAGGATTCCGAACGTCATCGCAATGGCCAA is part of the Mariniblastus fucicola genome and harbors:
- the dxr gene encoding 1-deoxy-D-xylulose-5-phosphate reductoisomerase — encoded protein: MTQPKRISILGVTGSIGQSTLDVVRQTDGMSVFAMSGHSALESLVEAAKEFQPKFVVATSQSAADGFDFGDLPAGTELLVGSHHIAQIASAPEVDVVVAAIVGIAGLPGTMAAVEAGKTVALANKESLVVAGSLITAMAASSGSRILPVDSEHSAVFQALQSGQPNEVSRIVLTASGGPFRDFSDSELKTVTVEQALAHPTWQMGDKISVDSATMMNKALEVIEARWLFDLPAAKIEVVVHPQSIVHSMVEFVDHSTVAQLSPPDMRLPIQYALTWPDRIAGVSPPLDLSRPQTLEFIPPDTDRFPALKLGFDVAARGGTSGAVLNAANESAVAAFLKRELSFTDIAIACQEILEQHDFIADPNLEQLMACDQWARQELAKWISV
- the ftsH gene encoding ATP-dependent zinc metalloprotease FtsH, translated to MDQNSKRPSEPKNSSTTWFALIIVASLAVCLFLVLSQNRKTLTFSQFEALVAETKYVDSFSEELEDGYSGKITIKTKGRTEREFVVEKPNDLKISDTEIQGTCFYYEKAKSIDGEPYGTRTNFTVVKSDSDSAPSINEQLASSNIRWQFLKPSFFEEYGGLLLLMALTLGLFYFMIRRLGGAGGPMQFGRSRGKLYAEEDLGVSFSDVAGIDEAVEEVREVVDFLKSPEKYQRLGGKIPCGVLLVGPPGTGKTLLAKAIAGEADVPFYSLSGSDFVEMFVGVGAARVRDMFQQAEAKAPCIIFIDELDALGKTRGGQPVGGHDEREQTLNALLVEMDGFSSNSGVIVMAATNRPETLDQALMRPGRFDRHVLVDRPDVRGREEILKVHVKNVKLDPNVDLKKVAAISPGFGGAELANLVNEAALLAARKEQNSVVMENFNEAVERVTAGLEKKQRVMNTEEKQRVAYHEAGHALVAYVLPNTNPVHKVSIIPRGLAALGYTMQRPTEDRYLMTKSELESELQILVAGTMAEELVYKDISTGASNDLERATDIARGMVTRYGMSSLGRVNFQPDRSSPFLAGSGGSVGGQLYSEVTAREIDQEVSRIIEEAVEKVRDTLKVRKQALVALTERLIEVESVDSEELKSIMDENSPGPLLVPGTNVKSETEAEPDQNDEEHGTDLNAAQ
- a CDS encoding PQQ-dependent sugar dehydrogenase; this encodes MKMLSNLTCVGLILISTAVASAQTGGFSEINFERVADGLSRPIFATSAPGDPDRLFVVEQHSADIKILDLATNTVTGTFLDLPNGVTTGNEQGLLGLAFHPDYASNGLFYVNYTNSNGDTQVQEYSRLNANQADTSSARNILSIDQPFSNHNGGWMGFGQDNLLYVGTGDGGSANDPLGNSQDITNNLLGKMLRIDVNGDDFAADANRNYAIPNSNPFVGQTGDDEIFAYGLRNPWRSSFDRQTGDLWIGDVGQNAREEINVLLNGTSGQNYGWRDREGTVGSALAGAIDPIYDYSHGSGDLQGFSVTGGYVYRGPIEALDGHYFFADFVTDNLWSMKLDGTDETLFDGTNFSDFVNWTDLISTDFGTVNNISSFAEDGNGNLYIVGLDGEIFRLVSVPEPASGLILLGLGGLMAMRRRR
- a CDS encoding sugar phosphate isomerase/epimerase family protein; this encodes MNNRRNFLAATAASAALLSTTTARIFAADPPVRTEPSMMKLSLAAYSFNSLYARRGTLEQIAAAKMSLEKFITYCAQQGLGAAELTGYYFPKDVTPEYLASIKQLTHRLGIDISGTAIGNNFCLPDGEAREAQLAMCRDWIDYAAMMGAPVIRIFAGNKSKDDTEEVAIDRCVAGINQSLEYAATKGVFLALENHGGITATPKQMLKIIDKVDDSPWFGVNFDSGNFRTDDPYRDLATIAPYAVNAQIKVAVSPNNAGKQPADIPRVIKILKDAKYRGYVTLEFEEQKPFEEIPKYLDQLRELIG
- a CDS encoding aldo/keto reductase; this encodes MSETKREIGKSGIFVSPVAMGCWPISGMTSLNVNDDDSRATVRAAIDSGINFLDSAFCYGADGKSEQLIGEVIADCRDDVVIATKGGIHWDSDIVRHNDASPDRIVKECEISLQRMNIETIDLYYLHSPDPNVPVEESATAFVKLLESGKIRSVGASNFKLDELKRFNEVCPISAVQNRYNMLQRGLEDEVIPWCLENNVSVMNYWPLMKGLLAGKIRRDFKFDPNDKRLSYEVFQGENFERAQLLLDKLDLIASKHDKTVAQVVVNWCMHRPGITSVLCGAKRPWQIEDTAGAMGWSLDEEQLKELSSVI
- a CDS encoding 1,4-dihydroxy-6-naphthoate synthase; translated protein: MNDPKIRLAISTCPNDTFAFHALMNRLVDWRGLDFEIRLLDIQQLNDGLFAGSFDVAKASFHAAVLLADSMWVLPSGSALGFGVGPLLLSAQPNQTPVIKVDSVTLCPGTHTTATMLFRLFYGDANVEQELFSDIMPRLKNQTADFGVCIHEGRFTWEENGLSLVEDLGTRWENETDSPLPLGGILASKSLDRDTVTKVQAVIRESIEFSNANPDAALPTMRKNAAEFDDDVLMKHVELYVNDWTVDLGEVGRKALAVLSQEARKCGLATTKHELEIYDE
- the mqnB gene encoding futalosine hydrolase, giving the protein MSKILLLVPTEFELNKLRPHLNHLDNENVEVAVCGFGPIAAAARTATLIQQVQPTAILLTGIAGAIGDSLSVGQASVFSDVLIDGIGAGSGEEFESAQSMGWNFWGTIGARLDLVGGSGAGSLLTVCAASGSQAQADSRCERFPGAIAEDMETFAVAFAAAVANVPLTAIRGISNVAGDRAKGNWKIDEALVAAAALVNKWTSAA